The following coding sequences lie in one Lelliottia jeotgali genomic window:
- a CDS encoding Mediator of hyperadherence YidE — MSDIALTVSVLALVAVVGLWIGNIKIRGVGFGIGGVLFGGIFVGHFADQLGLTLSAEMLHFIQEFGLILFVYTIGIQVGPGFFASLRVSGLRLNLFALGIVVMGGLVTAILHKLFEIPLPVVLGIFSGAVTNTPALGAGQQILRDLGIAPGAVDQMGMSYAMAYPFGICGILLTMWLVRVLFRINVDDEAKKHESTITNGHMLIKTINIRVENPNLNHMAIQDVPILNSVNIICSRLKRDEMLMVPSPGTVIQLGDLLHLVGQPGDLHSAQLVIGQEVDTSLSTRGTDMRVERVVVTNEQVLGKKIRDLQVKERYDVVISRLNRAGIELVASPDASLQFGDILNLVGRPSSIDAVADMVGNAQQKLQQVQMLPVFIGIGLGVLLGSIPLYVPGFPVALKLGLAGGPLIMALILGRIGCIGKLYWFMPPSANLALRELGIVLFLSVVGLKSGGDFIHTLTQGEGISWIGYGIVITAVPLLTVGILARMLAKMNYLTLCGMLAGSMTDPPALAFANNLHATSGAAALSYATVYPLVMFLRIITPQLLAVLFWGIG; from the coding sequence ATGAGTGATATCGCGTTAACGGTTAGCGTGTTGGCCCTGGTTGCGGTGGTTGGGCTGTGGATTGGCAATATTAAAATCCGCGGTGTCGGATTTGGCATTGGCGGGGTGCTGTTTGGCGGCATTTTTGTCGGCCATTTCGCCGATCAGCTTGGGCTGACGCTCAGCGCGGAAATGCTGCACTTCATTCAGGAATTCGGCCTGATCCTCTTCGTCTACACCATCGGCATTCAGGTTGGCCCTGGGTTTTTCGCCTCCCTTCGTGTCTCCGGCCTGCGCCTGAATCTCTTTGCCCTCGGCATTGTAGTAATGGGCGGTCTCGTCACCGCCATTTTGCACAAACTCTTCGAAATTCCGCTTCCGGTGGTACTGGGGATTTTCTCCGGCGCAGTCACCAACACGCCAGCGCTGGGCGCCGGGCAGCAAATCCTGCGCGATCTGGGCATTGCCCCTGGCGCGGTGGATCAGATGGGGATGAGCTACGCGATGGCCTACCCGTTCGGAATTTGCGGCATTCTGCTGACCATGTGGCTGGTGCGCGTGCTGTTTCGCATCAATGTCGATGACGAGGCGAAAAAGCATGAATCCACGATTACCAACGGCCACATGCTGATAAAAACTATCAACATTCGCGTCGAAAACCCCAATCTCAACCATATGGCGATTCAGGATGTGCCGATCCTGAACAGCGTTAATATCATCTGTTCGCGCCTGAAACGCGACGAGATGCTGATGGTACCGTCGCCTGGCACGGTGATTCAGCTCGGCGATTTACTGCATCTGGTGGGGCAGCCCGGCGATCTGCACAGCGCTCAGCTGGTGATCGGTCAGGAGGTCGACACTTCGCTCTCGACGCGCGGAACCGACATGCGCGTCGAGCGTGTGGTGGTCACCAACGAGCAGGTTTTAGGCAAAAAAATTCGCGATCTGCAGGTAAAAGAGCGCTATGACGTCGTGATATCACGCCTCAATCGCGCGGGCATCGAACTGGTCGCCAGCCCGGATGCCAGCCTGCAGTTCGGCGATATCCTCAATCTGGTGGGTCGCCCGTCCTCCATCGATGCCGTCGCCGATATGGTCGGCAACGCGCAGCAAAAATTGCAGCAGGTGCAGATGCTGCCGGTGTTTATCGGTATCGGGCTGGGGGTACTGCTTGGCTCGATTCCGCTGTATGTGCCCGGCTTCCCGGTAGCGTTGAAACTCGGTCTGGCGGGCGGTCCGCTGATTATGGCGCTGATTCTGGGGCGTATCGGCTGCATCGGGAAACTGTACTGGTTCATGCCGCCGAGCGCGAATCTGGCTCTGCGCGAGCTGGGGATTGTGCTGTTTCTGTCGGTGGTGGGGCTAAAATCCGGCGGCGATTTTATCCACACCCTGACCCAGGGCGAGGGAATCAGCTGGATTGGCTACGGGATTGTCATCACGGCGGTTCCGCTGTTGACGGTCGGGATTCTGGCGCGGATGTTGGCGAAGATGAACTACCTGACCCTCTGCGGGATGCTGGCCGGGTCGATGACCGATCCACCCGCGCTGGCCTTTGCCAATAACCTGCACGCCACCAGCGGCGCGGCGGCGCTTTCGTACGCCACCGTCTATCCGCTGGTGATGTTCCTGCGCATCATCACCCCGCAGCTACTGGCTGTGCTGTTCTGGGGGATAGGCTAA
- a CDS encoding HTH-type transcriptional regulator YidP, protein MTVRKAIDLLVGWGLVVRRHGSGTFVARKDVHHETTNLTGLVEVLRQQGKEVQSKVLQFEVMPAPPAIASQLRIQIDERIYFSRRVRYVEGKPLMLEDSFMPVKLFRNLSLAHLEGSKFDYIEKECGITISGNYESLTPVLADRQMASLMNLPEQTPLLRITSLSYNDSGEFLNYSVMFRNTSDYQVDYHLRRIHPDELLAYPPEQHSQ, encoded by the coding sequence ATGACCGTTCGCAAGGCCATCGATTTGCTGGTCGGCTGGGGGCTGGTGGTGCGCCGTCACGGCAGCGGCACCTTTGTGGCGCGCAAAGACGTGCACCACGAAACCACCAATCTGACCGGGCTGGTGGAGGTGCTGCGCCAGCAGGGAAAAGAGGTCCAGAGCAAGGTGTTGCAGTTTGAAGTGATGCCTGCCCCGCCCGCTATCGCCAGCCAGCTGCGCATCCAGATTGATGAGCGGATCTACTTTTCGCGCCGGGTGCGTTACGTTGAGGGAAAGCCGCTGATGCTGGAGGACAGCTTTATGCCCGTGAAGCTGTTTCGCAACCTGTCGCTGGCGCATCTTGAGGGGTCGAAGTTTGACTACATCGAGAAGGAGTGCGGGATCACCATCAGCGGGAATTACGAGAGCCTGACGCCGGTGCTGGCGGACCGCCAGATGGCGAGTTTGATGAACTTACCGGAACAGACGCCGCTGCTGCGCATAACCTCCCTTTCCTACAACGACAGCGGCGAGTTCCTTAATTATTCGGTGATGTTCCGAAACACCAGCGATTATCAGGTGGACTACCATCTGCGGCGCATCCACCCGGACGAACTTTTAGCCTATCCCCCAGAACAGCACAGCCAGTAG
- a CDS encoding PTS system, maltose and glucose-specific IIC component: protein MLSQIQRFGGAMFTPVLLFPFAGMVVGIAIMLRNPLFVGEALTAPDHLFAQIVHIIEEGGWAVFRNMPLIFAVGLPIGLAKQAQGRACLAVLISFLTWNYFINAMGMTWGQFFGVNFMAEPTAGSGLAMIAGIKTLDTSIIGAIVISGLVTAIHNRYFDKQLPVFLGIFQGTSFVVIIAFFVMIPCAWLTLLGWPKVQMGIESLQAFLRSAGALGVWVYTFLERILIPTGLHHFVYGPFIFGPAAVEGGIQVYWAQHLQEFSQSTLPLKTLFPEGGFALHGNSKVFGSVGIALALWYTASPENRVKVAGLLIPATLTAMLVGITEPLEFTFLFISPLLFAVHAVLAATMATVMYIFGVVGNMGGGLLDQFLPQNWIPMFHNHASMMFTQIGIGVCFTGLYFLVFKTLIERFNLKTPGREESEIKLYSKADYQAARGQTTVAANTSSGQAAGYLQALGGAGNIESINNCATRLRIALIDMSKTQSDDVFKALGAHGVVRRGNGIQVIVGLHVPQVRDQLESLMNTPSLTPSSTLTEAVS, encoded by the coding sequence ATGCTCAGTCAAATACAACGTTTTGGCGGCGCCATGTTTACCCCGGTGCTGTTGTTCCCTTTCGCGGGCATGGTGGTCGGAATCGCCATCATGCTGCGCAATCCGCTTTTTGTGGGCGAAGCCTTAACCGCACCCGATCATCTGTTTGCGCAAATCGTCCACATTATTGAAGAGGGCGGCTGGGCGGTCTTTCGTAATATGCCGCTGATTTTCGCCGTCGGTTTACCGATTGGTCTGGCAAAACAGGCGCAGGGCCGAGCCTGTCTGGCGGTGCTGATTAGCTTCCTGACCTGGAACTACTTTATTAACGCGATGGGCATGACCTGGGGTCAGTTCTTTGGCGTGAACTTCATGGCTGAACCGACGGCGGGCAGCGGGCTGGCGATGATTGCCGGGATCAAAACCCTCGACACCAGCATCATCGGTGCGATTGTGATTTCCGGGCTGGTGACGGCCATCCACAACCGCTATTTCGATAAACAGCTGCCGGTCTTCCTGGGCATCTTCCAGGGCACCTCGTTCGTGGTGATCATCGCCTTCTTCGTGATGATTCCGTGCGCCTGGCTGACCCTGCTCGGCTGGCCAAAAGTGCAGATGGGCATCGAGTCGTTGCAGGCATTTTTACGCTCTGCCGGGGCGCTGGGCGTATGGGTTTATACCTTCCTGGAACGCATTCTGATCCCAACCGGCCTGCATCACTTCGTCTACGGTCCGTTTATTTTCGGCCCGGCGGCGGTGGAAGGCGGCATCCAGGTTTACTGGGCGCAGCATTTACAAGAGTTCAGCCAGAGCACCCTGCCGCTGAAAACCCTGTTCCCGGAAGGCGGTTTTGCCCTGCACGGTAACTCGAAAGTGTTCGGCTCCGTCGGGATTGCGCTGGCGCTGTGGTATACCGCGTCGCCGGAAAACCGCGTCAAAGTGGCGGGCCTGCTGATCCCGGCCACCCTCACCGCGATGCTGGTGGGGATCACCGAACCGCTGGAATTTACCTTCCTGTTTATCTCCCCACTGCTGTTCGCCGTTCATGCGGTGCTGGCGGCAACGATGGCGACCGTGATGTACATCTTCGGTGTGGTCGGCAACATGGGCGGCGGTCTGCTCGACCAGTTCCTGCCGCAAAACTGGATCCCGATGTTCCACAACCATGCCTCGATGATGTTCACCCAGATTGGCATCGGCGTGTGCTTCACCGGACTTTACTTCCTGGTCTTTAAGACGCTGATCGAACGCTTCAACCTGAAAACGCCAGGTCGCGAAGAGAGTGAAATCAAACTCTACAGCAAAGCCGATTACCAGGCCGCGCGCGGGCAAACCACCGTCGCCGCCAATACCAGCTCGGGCCAGGCGGCAGGCTATCTGCAGGCGCTCGGCGGGGCAGGCAATATCGAAAGCATCAACAACTGCGCCACCCGACTGCGTATCGCTCTGATCGACATGAGCAAAACGCAAAGTGACGACGTTTTCAAAGCCCTTGGCGCCCACGGCGTGGTGCGTCGCGGCAACGGGATTCAGGTGATTGTCGGGCTGCACGTGCCACAGGTGCGCGACCAGCTTGAATCCCTGATGAACACTCCTTCTTTGACCCCATCATCTACCCTGACAGAGGCTGTATCATGA
- a CDS encoding Maltose-6'-phosphate glucosidase, which translates to MKKFSVVIAGGGSTFTPGIVLMLLANRDRFPLRALKFYDNDGARQETIAEACKIILQEQAPDIDFSYTTDPKAAFTDVDFVMAHIRVGKYPMREKDEKIPLRHGVLGQETCGPGGISYGMRSIGGVLELVDYMEKYSPNAWMLNYSNPAAIVAEATRRLRPTAKILNICDMPIGIEGRMAQIVGLKDRKEMRVRYYGLNHFGWWTSIEDLNGNDLMPKLREYVAKHGYVPPSDDVHTEASWNDTFAKAKDVQALDPDTMPNTYLKYYFFPDYVVAHSNPERTRANEVMDHREKHVFSSCRAIIEAGKSSAGELEIDEHASYIVDLATAIAFNTQERMLLIVPNNGAIHNFDSDAMVEIPCLVGKNGPEPLTVGDIPHFQKGLMGQQVAVEKLVVDAWEERSYTKLWQAITLSKTVPSASVAKAILDDLIEANKDYWPELH; encoded by the coding sequence ATGAAAAAATTCTCAGTTGTTATCGCAGGCGGCGGCAGTACTTTCACTCCGGGTATCGTCCTGATGTTACTGGCGAATCGCGATCGCTTCCCGCTGCGCGCTCTCAAGTTCTATGACAATGACGGCGCACGTCAGGAGACCATCGCCGAGGCGTGCAAAATCATCCTTCAGGAGCAGGCCCCGGACATCGACTTCAGCTACACCACCGACCCTAAAGCGGCCTTTACCGACGTGGACTTTGTGATGGCGCATATCCGCGTCGGCAAATACCCGATGCGCGAAAAAGATGAAAAAATCCCACTGCGTCACGGCGTACTGGGCCAGGAAACCTGCGGACCGGGCGGGATCTCCTACGGCATGCGCTCTATTGGCGGAGTGCTGGAGCTGGTGGATTACATGGAGAAATACTCCCCGAACGCGTGGATGCTCAACTACTCCAACCCGGCGGCGATCGTCGCTGAAGCCACCCGTCGTCTGCGACCTACCGCCAAAATCCTCAACATCTGCGATATGCCGATCGGCATTGAAGGACGGATGGCGCAGATTGTTGGCCTGAAAGATCGCAAAGAGATGCGAGTGCGCTACTACGGCCTGAACCACTTCGGCTGGTGGACGTCGATTGAAGATCTGAACGGGAACGATTTGATGCCGAAACTGCGCGAATACGTAGCGAAACACGGCTATGTGCCGCCCTCTGACGATGTACACACTGAAGCCAGCTGGAACGACACCTTCGCGAAGGCAAAAGACGTGCAGGCGCTCGACCCGGATACCATGCCGAATACCTACCTGAAATATTACTTCTTCCCGGATTATGTGGTGGCGCACTCCAACCCTGAACGCACTCGCGCCAACGAAGTGATGGATCACCGTGAGAAGCACGTCTTTAGCTCTTGTCGTGCGATCATCGAAGCCGGGAAATCTTCCGCCGGTGAGCTGGAGATCGACGAACATGCGTCGTACATCGTCGATCTGGCGACCGCCATCGCCTTCAACACCCAGGAGCGGATGCTGCTGATTGTGCCAAACAACGGCGCTATCCATAACTTCGATTCTGATGCGATGGTCGAAATCCCGTGCCTGGTCGGCAAAAACGGCCCTGAACCACTGACCGTTGGCGACATTCCGCACTTCCAGAAAGGGCTGATGGGACAGCAGGTTGCGGTGGAAAAACTGGTGGTCGACGCATGGGAAGAGCGCTCCTACACCAAACTCTGGCAGGCGATTACGCTGTCCAAAACCGTGCCGAGCGCTTCGGTTGCCAAAGCCATCCTCGACGATCTGATTGAGGCCAACAAAGACTACTGGCCTGAATTGCACTAA
- a CDS encoding inner membrane protein, with translation MKISHLGEAPDYRFSLANERTFLAWIRTALGFLAAGVGLDQLAPDFATPLIREVLALLLCLFAGVLAIYGYLRWLRNEKAMRLKQDLPYTRGLLAISVILLTVAGVVMVLVFYGG, from the coding sequence ATGAAAATTTCCCATCTCGGCGAAGCGCCGGACTATCGGTTTTCTCTCGCCAATGAACGCACATTTCTGGCATGGATTCGCACCGCGCTGGGCTTTCTCGCCGCGGGCGTCGGGCTGGACCAACTCGCCCCGGATTTTGCCACTCCCCTGATTCGAGAAGTGCTGGCGCTGCTGCTGTGTCTGTTCGCCGGTGTGCTGGCGATCTACGGTTATCTGCGCTGGCTGCGCAATGAAAAGGCGATGCGCCTCAAGCAGGATTTACCCTATACGCGCGGGCTGCTGGCGATCAGCGTGATTTTACTTACGGTAGCCGGCGTGGTGATGGTGCTGGTGTTCTATGGCGGATAG
- a CDS encoding inner membrane protein → MADSRKARREADPGLQPERTSLAWLRTLLGYGALIALAIKHNWHRTGLPFWISLVVLALVATILWRYTRSRNLMDVNRNDFVQPKAVRDKFLISLAVLSLALLFAVTHLQQILNF, encoded by the coding sequence ATGGCGGATAGTCGCAAAGCGCGGCGTGAAGCCGACCCCGGCCTGCAGCCTGAACGCACGTCGCTGGCCTGGCTACGCACGCTGCTCGGCTACGGGGCGCTGATCGCCCTGGCGATTAAACACAACTGGCACCGCACCGGCCTGCCGTTCTGGATTTCGCTGGTGGTGCTGGCGCTGGTGGCGACCATTCTCTGGCGCTACACCCGCAGCCGCAATTTAATGGACGTGAATCGCAATGATTTCGTGCAGCCGAAAGCGGTGCGTGACAAATTCTTGATCTCTCTCGCAGTACTCTCCCTCGCATTACTGTTTGCTGTAACGCACCTACAGCAAATTCTGAATTTTTAG
- a CDS encoding D-serine dehydratase: MENANITTLTAQFPLVEDLMALKETTWFNPRTTSLAEGLPYVGLTQADVKDAHARLARFAPYLAKAFPETAAKNGIIESDVVAIPAMQSRLAKEFTTPINGTLLLKKDSHLPISGSIKARGGIYEVLTHAEKLALEAGLLSLTDDYSVLLEPRFKDFFSQYSIAVGSTGNLGMSIGIMSARVGFKVTVHMSADAREWKKAKLRSHGVEVVEYEQDYGVAVEQGRKAAESDPNCFFIDDENSRTLFLGYAVAGERLKAQFAEQGRVVDADHPLYVYLPCGVGGGPGGVAFGLKLAFGDNVHCFFAEPTHSPCMLLGVYSGLHDEIAVQDLGIDNVTAADGLAVGRASGFVGRAMERLLDGFYTLSDQSMYDMLGWLAQEEGIRLEPSALAGMAGPVRVPVSTNATHLVWATGGGMVPEEEMAKYLAKGRASLLP, translated from the coding sequence ATGGAAAACGCAAACATCACCACCTTAACCGCCCAATTTCCTCTGGTAGAGGATCTGATGGCGCTGAAAGAGACCACCTGGTTTAACCCGCGCACCACCTCGCTTGCCGAAGGGTTGCCGTACGTCGGGCTGACGCAGGCGGATGTGAAGGATGCCCACGCTCGCCTGGCGCGTTTTGCGCCTTACCTGGCGAAAGCGTTCCCGGAAACCGCCGCTAAAAACGGCATTATTGAATCCGACGTGGTGGCTATTCCTGCCATGCAGAGCCGACTGGCGAAGGAATTTACGACGCCGATTAACGGCACATTGCTGCTGAAAAAAGACAGCCATCTGCCAATTTCTGGCTCCATCAAAGCGCGCGGCGGGATCTATGAAGTGCTGACCCACGCCGAAAAACTGGCGCTGGAAGCGGGGCTGCTGTCGCTCACCGACGATTACAGCGTTCTGCTGGAGCCGCGCTTCAAGGACTTTTTCAGCCAGTACAGCATCGCCGTTGGCTCAACGGGCAACCTCGGGATGTCGATTGGCATCATGAGCGCCCGCGTTGGCTTTAAGGTAACGGTGCATATGTCGGCCGATGCCCGCGAGTGGAAAAAAGCGAAACTGCGCAGCCACGGCGTGGAAGTGGTGGAGTACGAGCAGGATTACGGCGTGGCGGTGGAGCAAGGGCGCAAAGCCGCCGAGAGCGATCCGAACTGTTTCTTTATCGACGACGAAAACTCCCGCACCCTGTTTTTAGGTTATGCCGTCGCAGGTGAGCGCCTGAAAGCGCAGTTTGCCGAGCAGGGCCGCGTGGTGGATGCGGATCATCCGCTGTATGTCTATCTGCCGTGCGGCGTGGGCGGTGGTCCTGGCGGCGTGGCGTTTGGCTTGAAACTGGCCTTCGGCGATAACGTTCACTGCTTCTTCGCCGAGCCGACCCATTCACCGTGCATGTTGCTGGGGGTATATAGCGGTTTGCACGATGAGATTGCGGTGCAGGATCTGGGGATCGATAACGTCACGGCGGCGGACGGTCTGGCGGTAGGGCGTGCGTCTGGGTTTGTCGGTCGCGCGATGGAGCGCCTGCTGGACGGGTTCTATACCCTGTCCGATCAGAGCATGTACGACATGCTGGGCTGGCTGGCGCAGGAGGAGGGCATCCGTCTTGAGCCGTCGGCGCTGGCGGGCATGGCCGGGCCGGTGCGCGTGCCTGTTTCCACCAATGCGACCCACCTCGTCTGGGCAACCGGCGGCGGAATGGTGCCGGAAGAGGAGATGGCGAAATATCTGGCGAAGGGCCGCGCTTCACTTCTGCCGTAA
- a CDS encoding D-serine permease DsdX produces the protein MGSQMWVVATLLASIVLIVLTIVKLKFHPFLALLLASFFVGAMMGMSPLDMVNAIESGIGGTLGFLAAVIGLGTILGKMMEVSGAAERIGLTLQRCRWLSVDVIMVLVGLICGITLFVEVGVVLLIPLAFSIAKKTQTSLLKLAIPLCTALMAVHCVVPPHPAALFVTNKLGADVGTVIVYGLMVGLMASLVGGPLFLKLLGDRLPFKPVPAEFSDLKVREEHTLPTLGATLFTVLLPIGLMLVKTIAELNMAKTGSLYTLLEFIGNPITAMFIAVFVAYYLLGIRQHIGMSALLKHTETGFGSIANILLIIGAGGAFNAILKTSGLADTLALILSNMHMHPILLAWLVALILHAAVGSATVAMMGATAIVAPMLPLYPNVSPEIIAIAIGSGAIGCTIVTDSLFWLVKQYCGATLNETFKYYTTATFIASVLALGCTFLLSFII, from the coding sequence ATGGGATCTCAGATGTGGGTTGTGGCGACGCTGCTGGCAAGCATCGTGTTGATTGTATTAACCATCGTAAAACTGAAGTTTCACCCGTTTCTGGCGCTGCTGCTGGCGAGCTTTTTTGTCGGCGCGATGATGGGTATGAGCCCGCTGGATATGGTCAACGCCATTGAGAGCGGCATCGGCGGCACGCTAGGATTCCTCGCAGCGGTGATTGGCCTGGGCACCATTCTCGGCAAAATGATGGAAGTGTCCGGCGCGGCGGAGCGCATCGGCCTGACGCTCCAGCGCTGCCGCTGGCTCTCCGTCGACGTGATTATGGTGCTGGTTGGGCTGATCTGCGGTATCACGCTGTTTGTCGAAGTGGGCGTGGTGTTGCTGATCCCGCTGGCGTTTTCGATTGCCAAAAAGACCCAAACCTCGCTGCTTAAACTGGCGATCCCGCTGTGTACCGCGTTGATGGCGGTGCACTGCGTGGTGCCTCCGCACCCGGCGGCGCTGTTTGTGACCAACAAACTGGGCGCGGACGTGGGCACGGTGATTGTTTACGGTCTGATGGTCGGGCTGATGGCATCCCTGGTGGGTGGCCCGCTGTTCCTGAAACTGCTCGGCGATCGCCTGCCGTTCAAGCCGGTTCCGGCGGAATTTTCTGACCTGAAAGTGCGCGAAGAACACACGCTGCCGACGCTGGGTGCCACGCTGTTTACCGTTCTACTGCCGATTGGCCTGATGCTGGTAAAAACCATCGCCGAGCTGAACATGGCCAAAACTGGCTCGCTGTACACGCTGCTGGAATTTATCGGCAACCCGATCACCGCCATGTTTATCGCCGTGTTTGTGGCCTATTACCTGCTCGGGATTCGCCAGCATATCGGCATGAGCGCCCTACTGAAGCACACGGAAACCGGCTTTGGTTCAATTGCCAACATCCTGCTGATCATCGGTGCGGGCGGGGCGTTTAACGCCATCCTCAAAACCAGCGGGCTGGCCGATACCCTGGCGCTGATTTTATCGAATATGCACATGCACCCGATTCTGCTGGCGTGGCTAGTGGCGTTGATTCTGCATGCGGCGGTCGGTTCCGCCACCGTGGCGATGATGGGGGCGACGGCGATTGTGGCCCCGATGCTGCCGCTCTATCCCAACGTTAGCCCGGAGATTATCGCCATTGCCATCGGTTCCGGCGCTATTGGCTGCACGATCGTGACGGATTCTCTGTTCTGGCTAGTGAAGCAATACTGCGGCGCGACCCTGAATGAGACTTTCAAATACTATACAACGGCGACATTTATCGCCTCGGTACTTGCACTTGGCTGCACGTTCCTGCTTTCTTTCATTATCTAA
- a CDS encoding D-serine dehydratase transcriptional activator produces the protein MYTFEVAARHESFALAAEELSLSPSAVSHRINLLEEELGIQLFVRSHRKVELTTEGKRVFWTLKSSLDTLNQEILDIKNQALSGTLTVYSRPSIAQCWLVPMLGDFTRRYPSISLTILTGNDYPNMQRTGIDLALYFDDTPPTQLSHHFLMDEAILPVCTPEYAREHELIKNPDNLRHCTLLHDRQAWSNDSGTDEWFGWAQHFAVNLPPSSGIGFDRSDLAVIAAMNHVGVAMGRKRLVQKRLERGELIAPFGDKTLKCHQHYYVSTLSGRQWPKIDAFIAWLKSQVG, from the coding sequence ATGTACACCTTTGAAGTGGCAGCCCGGCACGAGTCCTTCGCGCTGGCGGCGGAAGAGTTGTCGCTCAGCCCGAGCGCCGTCAGCCATCGCATCAACCTGCTGGAAGAAGAGCTGGGCATTCAGCTGTTCGTCCGCTCGCACCGCAAGGTGGAACTGACGACGGAGGGAAAGCGCGTGTTCTGGACGCTGAAATCGTCGCTGGATACCCTGAATCAGGAGATCCTCGACATCAAAAATCAGGCGCTCTCCGGCACGCTGACCGTCTATTCGCGCCCGTCTATCGCCCAATGCTGGCTGGTTCCCATGCTCGGGGACTTCACCCGCCGCTATCCGTCGATCTCCCTGACCATTCTGACAGGCAACGATTATCCGAATATGCAGCGAACGGGTATCGATCTGGCGCTCTATTTCGACGATACACCGCCAACTCAGCTTTCCCATCATTTTCTGATGGACGAGGCGATCCTGCCGGTCTGCACCCCGGAATACGCGCGCGAGCATGAGCTGATAAAAAACCCCGATAATCTCCGTCATTGCACGTTGTTGCATGACCGACAGGCGTGGAGCAATGACTCTGGTACCGACGAATGGTTTGGCTGGGCGCAGCACTTTGCGGTGAATCTGCCGCCATCGTCGGGTATTGGTTTCGATCGTTCGGATTTAGCGGTTATCGCGGCAATGAATCACGTTGGCGTGGCGATGGGGCGTAAACGGCTGGTGCAAAAACGCCTTGAGCGTGGGGAATTGATCGCGCCGTTCGGCGATAAAACCCTGAAATGCCATCAGCACTACTACGTCTCGACCCTCTCCGGCAGGCAGTGGCCCAAAATTGATGCCTTTATCGCCTGGCTAAAAAGTCAGGTGGGATGA
- a CDS encoding multidrug resistance protein D encodes MVDSSRIYGNAQSLILYLSLFAKVFSDMKKQRNVNLLLMLVLLVAVGQMAQTIYIPAIADMAKELSVREGAVQSVMAAYLLTYGVSQLFYGPLSDRVGRRPVILVGMTIFMIATVIAMTTHNLTILIAASALQGMGTGVGGVMARTLPRDLYEGSQLRHANSLLNMGILVSPLLAPLIGGVLDSIWSWRACYAFLLVLCIIVTFSMARWMPETRPTGAPRTKLIANYKTLFGNGAFTCYLLMLIGGLAGIAVFEACSGVLLGAGLGLSSMVVSILFILPIPAAFFGAWFAGRPNKRFSTLMWQSVMSCLLAGVMMWVPGLLGVMTVWTLLIPAALFFFGAGMLFPLATSGAMEPFPFLAGTAGALVGGLQNIGSGALAWLSAMMPQTGQASLGLLMTLMGLLILLCWLPLASREPHHEQTI; translated from the coding sequence GTGGTAGATTCCTCGCGCATTTATGGTAATGCGCAGTCACTTATTCTTTATTTATCTCTTTTTGCAAAAGTATTCAGCGACATGAAAAAGCAAAGGAACGTTAATTTACTGTTGATGCTGGTGTTACTGGTGGCCGTCGGTCAGATGGCGCAGACCATTTATATCCCGGCGATTGCAGACATGGCGAAGGAGCTCAGCGTCCGCGAAGGCGCGGTGCAGAGCGTGATGGCCGCCTATTTGCTGACTTACGGCGTCTCGCAGCTTTTCTATGGTCCGCTCTCTGACCGCGTCGGACGCCGCCCGGTGATCCTGGTCGGTATGACGATTTTCATGATCGCCACGGTGATTGCGATGACCACCCACAACCTGACAATTCTGATTGCTGCCAGCGCCTTGCAGGGCATGGGGACCGGCGTCGGCGGGGTGATGGCGCGAACGTTGCCGCGCGATTTGTACGAAGGCTCGCAGCTTCGCCATGCCAACAGCCTGCTGAATATGGGTATTCTGGTCAGCCCGCTGCTGGCTCCGCTGATTGGCGGCGTGCTGGACAGCATCTGGTCGTGGCGCGCCTGTTACGCTTTCCTGCTGGTGCTGTGCATTATCGTCACCTTCAGCATGGCGCGCTGGATGCCGGAAACGCGCCCGACCGGCGCACCGCGCACGAAGCTTATCGCCAACTACAAAACGCTGTTCGGCAACGGGGCATTCACCTGTTATCTGCTGATGCTGATTGGCGGTCTGGCGGGGATTGCGGTGTTTGAAGCCTGTTCTGGCGTGTTACTCGGCGCGGGCCTGGGGCTGAGCAGCATGGTGGTGAGTATTCTGTTTATTCTGCCTATCCCGGCGGCGTTCTTCGGCGCGTGGTTTGCCGGTCGCCCAAACAAACGTTTTTCCACCCTGATGTGGCAGTCGGTGATGAGCTGCCTGCTGGCTGGCGTGATGATGTGGGTACCGGGGCTGCTCGGCGTGATGACCGTCTGGACGCTGCTGATCCCGGCTGCACTGTTCTTCTTCGGCGCGGGGATGCTCTTCCCGCTGGCGACCAGCGGCGCGATGGAGCCATTCCCGTTCCTCGCAGGCACTGCGGGCGCACTGGTCGGTGGGCTGCAAAACATCGGTTCCGGCGCGCTGGCCTGGCTCTCCGCCATGATGCCGCAAACCGGTCAGGCTAGCCTTGGCCTGCTGATGACACTGATGGGGCTACTGATTTTGCTGTGCTGGCTGCCGCTGGCGTCGCGTGAGCCGCATCACGAGCAGACGATTTAA